From the Oleiharenicola lentus genome, one window contains:
- a CDS encoding UvrD-helicase domain-containing protein, producing MSATRHEMILASAGSGKTYALTGRFVRLLAEGAPPERIVALTFTKKAAGEFFDEILKKLAAASADAERARQLAAETGRPELGRAEFLGLLRRVTEAMPRLRLGTLDGFFARIIRAFPLELGLGGEFEMLQPQAERQERRRVLRRMFARSGRLDEAQREFIEAFKRATFGREEKRLGWQLDAFLDQHQEIYLNAPEPEKWGDAARIWPDGNPCLPPPPQEEALARLRANLPWAGMTAAQLAKWEDFFAEMAGWAPGADWGGAMSLILKNCLAVWPDIRRGNAEVMVMRKRMSFFGPACEALDQVMRSVMGGELTRRLETTRGIHAVVRGYEQNYHALVRRSGRLTFADVQRLLDPEAGAPVLSSEAGRDRLFIDYRLDAKFDHWLLDEFQDTSYGQWSVLKNLIDEAVQDPTGGRSFFCVGDVKQAIYTWREGDPRLFAEIRQHYTAAASGAIATRHLDESWRSGPPIIKMVNDVFGQPATLAGLFPGAMSAAWNDEWRPHVSALPGRTGQAAWLLADDEAGRYETVLRLLRELRPLERGMTCAVLMQTNQAAAELADYLRRAGGLPAVAESDRPVCIDNPLGAALLALFKAAAHPGDSLAWEHARMSSYGVVLTNEGVNTPEELTQRLLGQIHESGLERSVEFWVRAVESQLEPDDLFSRERARQLVDAARLFDATGSREVAEFVAFMEGYTLREQEGAAVVRVMTIHKSKGLGFDVVVLPDLEGQRLDQARDGLAVHKSADRSINWVMDMPPKAIAENDAVLASHLGEAQSEAGYEALALFYVGLTRAKRGLYLVTEPPGDSTSRNYPRLLAASLAGGSEQPREVGVGRLRLKGAWSEGDALWHEAIELASPEETPARTVHLALGRPAARRYQSLRPSAAGEEKFTKAAQLFSLRVGDSADFGITVHRLLAQVDWWRDEPPIFGEIGCPSAQAEAKAVLNAPELAAIWSQPSGDRIGEVWRERSFEMIWNDVWVTGTVDRVVIERTAGGEILRARIYDFKTDRLSTEQLNAAVAKHDGQMQLYRQAVARLTGLPLSAVEAWVVFTRWRRMVAAGC from the coding sequence GTCAGCTGGCTGCAGAGACGGGCCGGCCTGAGTTGGGGCGGGCGGAGTTTCTTGGCCTGCTGCGCCGTGTGACCGAGGCGATGCCGCGGTTGCGACTCGGGACCTTGGACGGTTTTTTTGCGCGAATCATCCGGGCGTTCCCGCTTGAGCTGGGTCTGGGCGGAGAATTTGAGATGCTGCAGCCGCAGGCTGAGCGGCAGGAGCGGCGCCGCGTGCTGCGCCGGATGTTCGCACGCTCCGGCAGACTTGACGAGGCCCAGCGCGAATTCATCGAAGCCTTCAAGCGCGCGACCTTCGGCCGCGAGGAAAAGAGACTTGGTTGGCAGCTCGATGCCTTTCTTGACCAGCACCAGGAAATATATCTGAACGCGCCCGAGCCGGAAAAATGGGGCGATGCAGCGCGCATCTGGCCGGACGGCAACCCCTGCCTGCCGCCGCCTCCACAGGAGGAGGCGCTGGCCCGCTTGCGCGCAAACCTGCCCTGGGCGGGCATGACGGCGGCACAGCTTGCCAAGTGGGAGGATTTTTTCGCGGAGATGGCCGGCTGGGCGCCGGGAGCGGACTGGGGCGGGGCGATGTCACTCATCCTTAAAAACTGCCTGGCGGTCTGGCCTGATATCCGGCGCGGAAACGCCGAGGTCATGGTGATGCGCAAGCGCATGAGTTTTTTCGGACCGGCCTGCGAAGCGTTGGATCAGGTCATGCGTTCGGTCATGGGCGGAGAACTGACGCGCCGCCTCGAAACAACCCGTGGCATCCATGCGGTGGTGCGCGGCTACGAGCAAAACTACCATGCGCTGGTGCGTCGGTCGGGACGACTCACCTTCGCTGATGTCCAGCGGTTGCTGGATCCCGAGGCGGGGGCGCCGGTCCTCTCCAGCGAGGCCGGCCGAGATCGTCTTTTCATCGACTACCGGCTTGATGCGAAATTCGACCACTGGCTCTTGGATGAATTTCAGGATACGAGTTACGGCCAGTGGAGCGTCCTGAAAAACCTGATTGATGAAGCCGTGCAGGATCCGACCGGGGGGCGAAGTTTTTTCTGCGTGGGAGACGTCAAGCAGGCGATCTACACTTGGCGTGAGGGAGACCCACGGCTGTTTGCCGAGATTCGGCAGCATTACACCGCGGCGGCTTCGGGCGCCATTGCGACGCGGCACCTCGATGAGTCGTGGCGGTCAGGACCGCCAATCATCAAGATGGTGAATGATGTTTTCGGCCAACCCGCCACGCTCGCGGGCTTGTTCCCCGGAGCGATGAGCGCCGCGTGGAACGATGAATGGCGGCCGCATGTGTCGGCCCTGCCCGGGCGCACCGGCCAAGCTGCGTGGTTGCTGGCCGACGACGAAGCCGGTCGCTATGAAACAGTGCTGCGGCTGCTGCGGGAGCTGCGGCCGCTTGAGCGTGGGATGACCTGCGCCGTCTTGATGCAAACCAACCAAGCGGCAGCTGAGTTGGCGGACTACCTGCGCCGGGCGGGTGGATTGCCCGCGGTGGCCGAGTCGGACCGCCCGGTCTGCATCGACAATCCCCTGGGGGCGGCGCTGCTTGCCCTGTTCAAGGCGGCGGCGCATCCCGGTGATTCCCTGGCCTGGGAGCATGCCAGAATGTCGTCGTATGGGGTAGTGTTGACCAACGAGGGTGTGAACACACCGGAGGAGCTGACACAGCGATTGCTCGGACAAATCCATGAAAGCGGGCTCGAACGCAGCGTCGAATTCTGGGTGCGTGCGGTGGAATCTCAGCTGGAGCCGGATGACCTTTTCAGTCGAGAAAGGGCGCGGCAATTGGTTGATGCGGCGAGGCTCTTCGATGCGACTGGCAGCCGAGAGGTTGCGGAGTTTGTGGCCTTCATGGAGGGCTACACCCTGCGAGAGCAGGAAGGCGCCGCGGTCGTTCGCGTCATGACCATCCACAAGTCAAAGGGTCTCGGATTTGATGTTGTGGTGTTGCCTGACCTTGAGGGCCAGCGCCTTGATCAGGCGCGGGACGGTCTCGCCGTGCACAAGTCGGCGGATCGCTCGATAAACTGGGTGATGGATATGCCCCCCAAGGCGATTGCGGAAAATGATGCCGTGTTGGCCTCGCACCTTGGCGAAGCACAAAGTGAAGCGGGCTACGAAGCGCTGGCCCTCTTTTATGTGGGACTGACGAGGGCCAAGCGCGGACTCTACCTGGTTACGGAACCGCCGGGTGACTCAACCTCACGGAACTACCCGCGTTTGCTGGCTGCATCGTTGGCCGGAGGCTCTGAGCAGCCCCGAGAAGTGGGTGTGGGAAGGCTTCGACTCAAGGGAGCATGGTCGGAAGGGGATGCGTTGTGGCATGAGGCCATCGAGTTGGCTTCGCCGGAGGAAACGCCGGCAAGGACGGTGCATCTCGCTTTGGGCAGGCCTGCGGCGAGACGCTATCAATCTTTGAGACCATCGGCCGCAGGAGAGGAAAAATTCACCAAGGCGGCCCAATTGTTTTCGTTGCGAGTAGGGGACTCGGCCGATTTTGGAATTACAGTTCACCGGCTTCTTGCCCAGGTGGATTGGTGGCGCGATGAGCCGCCTATTTTTGGTGAGATTGGATGCCCGAGCGCACAGGCGGAGGCCAAAGCGGTTTTGAATGCGCCGGAACTGGCCGCAATTTGGTCTCAACCAAGCGGTGATAGGATAGGCGAGGTTTGGCGGGAGCGATCCTTTGAGATGATCTGGAATGATGTCTGGGTGACAGGGACGGTGGACCGTGTGGTCATCGAGCGAACCGCCGGGGGCGAAATTCTTCGGGCGAGGATCTATGATTTCAAAACGGACCGTCTTTCGACTGAGCAGCTGAATGCCGCCGTCGCGAAACACGACGGTCAGATGCAGCTATATCGTCAGGCAGTGGCCAGGTTGACCGGTCTGCCATTATCAGCCGTTGAGGCTTGGGTTGTGTTTACC